Sequence from the Mesorhizobium sp. PAMC28654 genome:
CTGATCAAGGGCAAGAAAGTCGCCATCATCGGCTACGGCAGCCAGGGCCGGGCGCATGCGCTCAACCTCAAGGATTCGGGCGCCAAGGAGATCGTCATCGGCCTCAAGGCCGGCTCGGCGACCGCCAAGAAGGTCGAGGCCGATGGCCTCAAGGTGATGAGCGTGGCCGACGCCGCCAAATGGGCCGACCTGATGATGATGGCGACGCCTGACGAACTGCAGGCCGACATCTACAAGAACGAGATCGCGCCGAACATTCGCGACGGCGCTGCGATCGCGTTTGCCCACGGCCTCAACGTGCATTTCGGCCTCATCGAGCCGAAGTCGACCGTCGACGTTGTCATGATCGCGCCGAAGGGCCCCGGCCACACCGTGCGCGGCGAATACCAGAAGGGCGGTGGCGTGCCGTGCCTGGTCGCCGTCAACCAGGACGCTTCCGGCAACGCGCTCGACCTCGCCCTGTCCTACGCCTGCGGCGTCGGCGGTGGCCGTTCGGGCATCATCGAGACCAACTTCCGCGAGGAATGTGAAACCGATCTGTTCGGCGAGCAGGTCGTGCTCTGCGGCGGCCTGGTTGAACTGATCCGCGCCGGCTTCGAGACGCTGGTGGAAGCCGGCTACGCGCCGGAAATGGCCTATTTCGAGTGCCTGCACGAAGTGAAGCTGATCGTCGACCTGATCTATGAAGGCGGCATCGCCAACATGAACTACTCGATCTCGAACACCGCCGAGTGGGGCGAGTATGTCTCGGGCCCGCGCATCATCACCGCCGAGACCAAGGCAGAGATGAAGCGCGTGCTGAAGGACATCCAGACCGGCAAGTTCACCTCGGAATGGATGCAGGAATACCGCGCCGGAATGTCGCGCTTCAAGGGCATCCGCCGCAACAACGACAGCCACCAGATCGAGGAAGTCGGCGCCAAGCTTCGCGCCATGATGCCTTGGATTTCGAAGAACAAGCTGGTCGACAAGGCGAAGAACTGATCGAAATCCCCGTTCTTTCCTTGCGCGTCCTCGGGCTTTGCCCTGCGGGCGCGCGGGGAGATTTCCAAGAACAAGCTGGTCGACAAGGCCAAGTTAATCCGCAATTTCACCCGGGTTGGACGAGAAAAGCCGGCGGAGCGATCCGCCGGCTTTTTCACGCCAGGGTTGTCCCGTTACGGTACGATCATTCTGGCATGAATGTCGCTTTCGTTTGTGCCGGGACAACGGGGCGAGCGATGAACATGATGGTTGGCGGCAAGGCGTTCGGCGAGCGCCGCGCGCAACGGCGACGGCGCGCCTTGAAGGGCGCCGTATTGCGCTTCAACAGGGGCTTTGGAGCGATGGAAGGCGTCGTACGCAACGAGTCCGAAAATGGTGCGCTGTTGAGCTTTGGCGACACAGCCGGCGTGCCGTCCGGATTCGATCTTGAGGTCAATGGTGCGGTGCGCAGTCGCGCCGCGCGTGTGCGGTGGCGTTCGATGACGCTTGTCGGTGTCGAATTCGTCGACTGAACTCGCGGTTCAGCCGTAGTGCCAGTGCGGCTTTGGTTCGGTGCCGGTGAACTCCACGCCGACACGGTCCTCGTGGCGCCAGCGCACCACCGCCTTGTAGCCTATGCCATCTGTTGGGACGTAGAGCAGGAATTCCTCGGGCACACGCGCGTCGATCGACACTTTCAGTTCCGCGCCGCCGGCATGCATGTTGCGCACCGTGCATTTGACTTCGGAATTGGCGATGCCGGTGAGGATCGTCGCGCCCTTGAGGACGCGTTGCCTGCGCTTGTCTCTGTTTTCGTCGTCGGCCATCGCGCAAATTCCAGGCGATCGTCGCAGTCAGCTGGCTTGATCCGGAAGATGCATAGGCCTGCCAGATAAACAGAGCGTTATCGCCGATGGCGACGAAGAGTCCTGCCCTATGCCAGCGGAAGCTGAGCCAAACAAAAACGGCGCCGCGTTGCGCGGCGCCGTTTGGCATTCATCAGGCACGCTCAGCTATAGGGCGAATAGCACTGCTGGCGTGGGCCATTGTAGGGCTGGAAGGTATTGTCATAAGCGCGATACGACCGATAGCGGTTGTAGCACCACTGGACGTGCGCACTGGAGAGCCGCCCTGCACGATAGTAACGGCGAGGTGGCGGTGCATCGTAGTAGCCATTGTTGAGGGCGGCACCGAGGCCCAGACCCAAGCCCAGCCCGAGGATCGCCGCGCCGCCGTCATCATAATAGCCGCCGCCGCCATAGTATCGGCCATGACCGCGCCAGTGGCGGCGACCGTTCCAGTTTCCGCCGCCGTTCCAATGCCGGCCATTGTTGTGCCGCCACTGCCAGTTTCCGCCGCTGTTGCCAGCGCCATCGCGCACCGGCACGACCTCAGACGACGCCGCAGCCGCCGGAAGGGGTACATTAGGTTGGATGATGGGGCCGGCCATCGATGGTGCGGAAAGGCCGGATATGACACCCAGGGCCAAAAGCCCTGATCTGACAGTCGAAGAAAAGAGCGAAGTCATTGCAACTCTCCAAAAATATACAGGCCCCACGCCTACCCTGGGAAGGGCCATGAAAGTGAACGTTTGGATCTGAACGGAGGATGAACGCAAAGGTTCCATCAACCATGACGGGAAAACCGTCAGGACCAATCGATGCCTGCGGACTGGCCCTGCGCTCTTGTTTTCCCCGTCGCTTGCGGGCAAAGCTCCTCGCCATGTCGCTGCGCCTTGCCACCTTCAATGTCGAGAACCTGATGAACAGGTTCGATTTTTCTGGATATCGCAACCAACTCAACGAAGACCGCACGCTGGCGCTTTTCGATATCCAGAGCGAGGCCGAATACAGGATGCTGGAGCAGGCCCGCGCGATTTCGCAGTCCGACGACACGCGGCAGCTGACGGCGCTGGCGATCGCGGCCACCCGCGCCGACATCATCTGCATGCAGGAGGTTGATAATATCGAGGCGCTGAAGGCCTTCGAATATGGCTATCTGTTCAAGATGGTGGGGCAGGGCTACCGCCAGAAATACACCACGGCCGGCAATGATTCGCGCGGCATCGACGTCGCCGTCATGATGCGCAACGAGACCGCGCAGGGCCAGCCCATCGAGTTCGTGCGCATGACCAGCCATGCCTATGTCACCTACGAGCAGTTCGGCTTGCATACGCCGGAGCTAGAGGCACTCGGCAACCAGGCCAATGAACGTATCTTCCGGCGCGACTGCCTGGAGATCGACGTGACCGTCGGCGGCGCGCCGCTGACGGTCTACCTCGTGCATTTCAAGTCGATGGGATCGCCCCGCAACGGGCTGGACGGGCGCGAGGCGACGATGCCGGTGCGCATCGCCGAGGCGCAGGCCGTGCGGCGCATCATCGAGGACCGCTTTGGTGGGGAGCATGCCGCCGACAAGCGCTGGGCGATCTGCGGCGACATGAACGATTACCGGCAGCGCGTAAAGGTCGCCGGCGATTCCATCGATGGCTACCGTTTCGAGGTGGTCAACGAGGATCAATCCTGCATCAATGTGCTCACTGCCGGCGGGTTTTGCGAAAACGTGGTCGAACGGCGGCCGGAAATGAACCGCTGGACATTCTACCATACGCGCGGCCCCGAAGAGCGGCATCTGTGCCAGCTCGACTACATCCTGCTGTCGAAGGGACTGGCCGCCAGGAATACGACCGCCGTGCCCGACATCATCCGCAACGGCCAGCCATGGCGCACCATCTTCCCGGCGGGCCAGGAGGTGGAACGCTTTCCGCGCGCCGGCTGGGACCGGCCGAAGGCGTCGGACCATTGTCCGGTGGTGATTGGCCTGGACATGGCCTGACAAGCGGACAGAGGATGCCCATGAGCTTCGACCTGCCGCGCAATGTCATTTTCCCCGTCGATGCCATCGATGTCCGGCTCGATCCCTTTCCACATCCGTTCGCGCTCGCCAACGAACAAGCAATCGCCGAAAACTGGCAGCGCGAGATAGCAGCCAATCCGGCGCTGTTCGACGGCACGGTGGTGCTGCTCTCCGAACTTGCCTACCGGGGCAATCGCCTCGTCGGCCGCTGTCACGCGGTCAACTACTCGACGTTCATGCTGTGGCGTAAGCGGCGCGGGAATTCGGGCGCCGAGCATGCCTATGCCCATGCGATGCTGGTTGCCGGCGACAACGCATTGGTGGCGATCCGCATGGCCGCGCATACGGTCAATGCCGGCCGCGTCTATTTCGCCGCCGGCTCGTTCGAGCCGATCGATTTTCGCGACGGGCTTGTCGATGTCGACTTCAATATGATCCGCGAGGTGCGCGAGGAGACCGGCCTGGACCTGACGGATGCCGAACGCGGCAAACGCTGGCACGCGCTGTCGACTTCAAGCGGCACGGTCATCTTCCGCCGCTATCACGACACGGCCTCCGCCGACGAGATCGCAAGCCGCATCAGCGCCTTCGTTGCGACCGAGGAGCAGCCGGAGATCGATGGTCCCGTGATCATCCGCGATGCCGACGACCTGCCGGAGGGGCTGATGGGACATATGAAGCCACTGGTCGAGTGGCACTTCGCGGGTACTAACTAGGCTGTCGCTTGCTACTCGTGCCGCAGCGCGTCGATCGGGTCGAGGCGGGCGCCGCGCAGGGCCGGGAAGAAGCCGAACACCATGCCGATCAGCGCCGAAAAGCCGACGGCGAGCAGGATGACCGCCGGGCTTGGCGCGAAGGGGATAGACAGCATCAGCGAGGCCAGCCCAGCCAGCGACAGGCCGATCAGGATACCGATGATGCCGCCGAGCAGCGACAGCACCGTGGCCTCGACCAGGAACTGGATGAGGATGTGCTTCTCATGCGCGCCGATGGCGAGCCGGATGCCGATCTCGCGCGTGCGTTCGGTCACCGAGACCAGCATGATGTTCATGATGCCTATGCCGCCGACGAGCAGGCTGACGCCGGCGACGGCGCCCAGCATGCCGGTCATGGTGGTGGTGGCGCTGGCCATGGCGTCGGCGATCTGGGTCATGTCACGGATGGCGAAATCGCTCTCGCGGTCGGGCGTGATGTGCCTGGCGTCGCGCAATATGTCCTCGACGCGTGGCTGCAATTCCGTCGTCGGGGTCTGGTCATCGGCGGCGACATAGATGTTGTCGATGTTGCGGTTGCCGGCAACGCGGCGCTGATAGGCCTGCAGCGGCATCAGCACGATGTTGTCCTGGTCCTGGCCAAAGCCGGTATAGCCCTTCGGCTCCAGCAGGCCGATGATCTTGCAGGAGGTGCGGTTGACGCGGATGATCTCGCCTTCCGGGTCGCCTGCGCCGAAGAATTGCTGGCGCACTGTTTCGCCGATCAGGCAGACGCCGGTGCCGGAGCGGGTTTCCGAATCGCTGAACGGGCGACCCGAGACGAGCTTCCAGTCACGGGCATCAAGATAGGCGCTGGTGGTGCCGGTGACGCCGGATGTCAGGCTTTCCGTGCCGAAGATGACGCGGACCTGCTTTTGCGAGGCCGGGGCGATGGCGCGCGCGCCGGTGAGGTGGGTGACAAGGGCCGTCACGTCCTTCTCGGCGAGCGGACGCACCACCTGGTCGAGCCCTCCCGGCCCGCCAGGGCCGGCGGGCCGACCGGAGCGGATCACCAGAAGGTTGCTGCCGAGCTTGGCGATGTCGGCCTTGACCTTTTCCGTGGTGCCGGAGCCGATGGTCAGCATGGCAATGACGGCGGCGACGCCGATGACGATGCCAAGCAGCGTCAGGAATGAGCGCAGCACGTTGCGGCGGACCGAGCGTAGCGAAAGGCGGACGGTTTCCCAGATCATGATTGGGCCATCTCCGCGTTCCTTGTGTCGGAGGCGACGTGGCCGTCGAGGAAGCGGATCGTGCGTCCGGCGTAGTCAGCCACATCGGGTTCATGTGTGACCATGGCGATGGTCAGGCCAAGCTCCTGGTTCAGCCGCGTCAGCAGTTCCATGATCTCATGCGTGCGGGCTGTGTCGAGGTTGCCGGTCGGCTCGTCGGCGACCAGAAGGGTCGGGCGGGTTACGATGGCGCGCGCGATCGCCACGCGCTGCTGCTGGCCGCCGGAAAGTTCGGCCGGCGTGTGGTGCTCGCGGCCGACAAGGCCCACCTCCGCCAGTGCTTCCATGGCGAGCGCTCGGCGCTCGCCGGCGGAAACGCCGCGGTAGATCAGCGGCAGTTCGACATTTTCCGCCGCCGTGGTGCGC
This genomic interval carries:
- a CDS encoding PilZ domain-containing protein; translation: MADDENRDKRRQRVLKGATILTGIANSEVKCTVRNMHAGGAELKVSIDARVPEEFLLYVPTDGIGYKAVVRWRHEDRVGVEFTGTEPKPHWHYG
- the ilvC gene encoding ketol-acid reductoisomerase yields the protein MRVYYDRDADLNLIKGKKVAIIGYGSQGRAHALNLKDSGAKEIVIGLKAGSATAKKVEADGLKVMSVADAAKWADLMMMATPDELQADIYKNEIAPNIRDGAAIAFAHGLNVHFGLIEPKSTVDVVMIAPKGPGHTVRGEYQKGGGVPCLVAVNQDASGNALDLALSYACGVGGGRSGIIETNFREECETDLFGEQVVLCGGLVELIRAGFETLVEAGYAPEMAYFECLHEVKLIVDLIYEGGIANMNYSISNTAEWGEYVSGPRIITAETKAEMKRVLKDIQTGKFTSEWMQEYRAGMSRFKGIRRNNDSHQIEEVGAKLRAMMPWISKNKLVDKAKN
- a CDS encoding ABC transporter permease, whose amino-acid sequence is MIWETVRLSLRSVRRNVLRSFLTLLGIVIGVAAVIAMLTIGSGTTEKVKADIAKLGSNLLVIRSGRPAGPGGPGGLDQVVRPLAEKDVTALVTHLTGARAIAPASQKQVRVIFGTESLTSGVTGTTSAYLDARDWKLVSGRPFSDSETRSGTGVCLIGETVRQQFFGAGDPEGEIIRVNRTSCKIIGLLEPKGYTGFGQDQDNIVLMPLQAYQRRVAGNRNIDNIYVAADDQTPTTELQPRVEDILRDARHITPDRESDFAIRDMTQIADAMASATTTMTGMLGAVAGVSLLVGGIGIMNIMLVSVTERTREIGIRLAIGAHEKHILIQFLVEATVLSLLGGIIGILIGLSLAGLASLMLSIPFAPSPAVILLAVGFSALIGMVFGFFPALRGARLDPIDALRHE
- a CDS encoding ABC transporter ATP-binding protein, with the translated sequence MADPVLITFDRVWKSYGQGEARVHALAGVDLAIRRSEFVAIMGPSGSGKSTAMNIIGCLDTPTAGTYSFMGLDAGRLDRNRRAMLRNLYIGFVFQGYNLLPRTTAAENVELPLIYRGVSAGERRALAMEALAEVGLVGREHHTPAELSGGQQQRVAIARAIVTRPTLLVADEPTGNLDTARTHEIMELLTRLNQELGLTIAMVTHEPDVADYAGRTIRFLDGHVASDTRNAEMAQS
- a CDS encoding BA14K family protein — protein: MTSLFSSTVRSGLLALGVISGLSAPSMAGPIIQPNVPLPAAAASSEVVPVRDGAGNSGGNWQWRHNNGRHWNGGGNWNGRRHWRGHGRYYGGGGYYDDGGAAILGLGLGLGLGAALNNGYYDAPPPRRYYRAGRLSSAHVQWCYNRYRSYRAYDNTFQPYNGPRQQCYSPYS
- a CDS encoding endonuclease/exonuclease/phosphatase family protein, whose product is MSLRLATFNVENLMNRFDFSGYRNQLNEDRTLALFDIQSEAEYRMLEQARAISQSDDTRQLTALAIAATRADIICMQEVDNIEALKAFEYGYLFKMVGQGYRQKYTTAGNDSRGIDVAVMMRNETAQGQPIEFVRMTSHAYVTYEQFGLHTPELEALGNQANERIFRRDCLEIDVTVGGAPLTVYLVHFKSMGSPRNGLDGREATMPVRIAEAQAVRRIIEDRFGGEHAADKRWAICGDMNDYRQRVKVAGDSIDGYRFEVVNEDQSCINVLTAGGFCENVVERRPEMNRWTFYHTRGPEERHLCQLDYILLSKGLAARNTTAVPDIIRNGQPWRTIFPAGQEVERFPRAGWDRPKASDHCPVVIGLDMA